The genomic window GAAAGCGCGGGTAATTAACTTACACTCAACAGTACTACATCACGACCACTCAATTTCCGCTACTTATTTTTGCATCAATTGTTGCTAAATTTGTCACCAAATCACCGCCGACATCACCGGAgattcgtcgccggcggcgaggcggtctCGGCGATCTTGTGGAGGAGCACGTCGTTCCACATGTCGATGGGCCCCGGGATGCACCAGTGCAGGCAGtcgttggcgccgccgccggccgacctcTTGTCGTAGTGCCGCCCCGGGTGGCCGTCGGCGCGCAGCATCATCGCCTTCGTCACGTCGAGCACCTcgaacctcgtcgtcgtcgccggcgtcgtcttcctcgccgacGTCACCTCCTCGATCTGGGCTCTCCTCACATCCCACCCGATGGACTGGTCCCAGCTCGGCGCCTCGTCTTCCTCCAGTGGCCGCGTCCGGTTGCAGTAGCCGCCGTCGAACCACGAGCCGTGCTCGAAGTGGCTCGGCGTGTAGGTCCGCACGAACGCGACGAGGCCGCGCTtgcagtcgccgtcgccgcaccggGCGGTGGCCTCGAGCGCCGCCCTGACGACGCGGCGGACGGCGTGCGCGACGCCGAagtcggcgagctcgccggcgtcggcgtcgccgctgcAGCCGCTGCAAGTGACGCGGCGGCCGCCCTCGGAGAAGTAGTTGACGCGGAAGAACCAGTTGCCGGTGGAGAAGACGGCGTAGTCGAGCTCCCGCAGGCGGCGGCTCGCCCAGACGGGGTCCGGCGCGTCGAGGTGCACGTCGAACGACGCCGTCggcctcccgtcgccgccgagcacctCCTCGGCGCGCGCCAGGAACCGCGTCGTGATCGCCATGAGCGTGAACCCGTGCGCGGGGAAGCGCCACTCCCGgacaccgtcgtcgtcggcggacACCTTCGTCGGCGCCTCCGCCTGGGAGAGGAGGCAGAGGAGGGACTCCATGTGGTTGCGCGCCAGCGAGTCGCCGATGAAGGCGAGGCGCTtgccgcggacggcggcgaggaagcgcgccggcgaggagcgcggcAGGTGGTCGCAGCCGCCGTCGGGGCGCCACCGCCAGTAGAGGTGGCCGGGATCCTTGCCGTACTTGTGGCAGTTCTTGGAGCCCGGCAGCGTCGGGCACGTCGCGGCCGTGTACGCCGGGCCGCTCGGATCCCGAACCCATCTCCCCACCGACGTGTCGCAGCTGTTGTTGTTTTCCTCGGCTCGTTTTTGCACCGCACCTGAGCAAAGCACAGAACGCACTGAATGACTCATCGACTACTGGAGTGAGCAAACAAATAAGTTCACTTTCGGTCTCTCATCTTTAACGTCGAGTTTAAGTCATATCCTTAAACCGTAAAACATGATACAATATATTTCttatggttttttatttttctttcttgtaccACGTTATGAGCATTCTCCGTATTATGCCTTGAAGAGGACTCGAACCTCCATGTTCTTTAGCACGAGATTTTCAGTCTCATGTGTCTACCATTTCACCATCAAAGCATCTTAAAAGTGAATCATATTCCATGAATATGATATCTATCTAATGTGATATATGGAATATATGACAAAGGTGGAGTCTTGGAGTatgtcgatcgatcggtcatATAGGCCTGAGTCAGACATCAAATAGCTTCGATTTGCATTATTCGTAGGACACCTTATATGTATCAAAATCAAAAAGATGTACAATCCAATTTCTCGATTCAATAGAAGCCCAAAGAGATGCATATGATACCCAAATAAGGATAGGATAGATATGTCAAAAGTAGGTCTGATTACACCTATTCCTAATCCTAAATAGAATGTAAGGGCAAAGCCACCTTCAATACTATCTTAGGACTACATTCGCATCGGTTTCTAAAGATGAGTGATGCGTCGTACTTTGGTTTTACGGATTAGGGATGTGATTCAAACTCAACGTGAGGAGGAGGGatcaaaagtgaacttattctgtGAGATCGATGATTTTATGGCCCAGGACACATACACGGAGGTAAAGAAAGTCTACTTATGGTCCCTCAACGAGTTTCGTACGCGTCCTCAACCGCGATTCCAAGACTGGGTACGAAGTGCCCCTAACTTCTAAAACCCGAACAGCCTACGTCCTTGTATATTTTTGATGGTGGTTTTGTCATGTGCGACATCCTAGTCagtcaaaagaaataaaaaaaaagatagtggGTCCCACGTGTTAGCAAAAGACCGTGCatcctctccccttctcccgGGTTCCCagatatatttaactatttgccatttttagatgtggcaattaactatttgtcactggacccacatgtcatagacacatgtggaTCCACATGTTATAGGCACATGTGGATAGGggtggtaaatagttaattgccaaatctaaaagtggcaaatagttattcCCAAGCCGTTGCTGCCAACAAGGCCACCACGCGCCGCTCCATCATTGCCCCTATGATCCACTCTGCCATCGCCGACTACATCCTATCCTCGAGGTCAAGCTGACCCTGTTGTGATGGTGCGAAAGGGGAGGCCCCTCGATCCGCTCGCCCACCTCAG from Oryza glaberrima chromosome 6, OglaRS2, whole genome shotgun sequence includes these protein-coding regions:
- the LOC127777547 gene encoding xyloglucan O-acetyltransferase 3-like, with product MSHSVRSVLCSGAVQKRAEENNNSCDTSVGRWVRDPSGPAYTAATCPTLPGSKNCHKYGKDPGHLYWRWRPDGGCDHLPRSSPARFLAAVRGKRLAFIGDSLARNHMESLLCLLSQAEAPTKVSADDDGVREWRFPAHGFTLMAITTRFLARAEEVLGGDGRPTASFDVHLDAPDPVWASRRLRELDYAVFSTGNWFFRVNYFSEGGRRVTCSGCSGDADAGELADFGVAHAVRRVVRAALEATARCGDGDCKRGLVAFVRTYTPSHFEHGSWFDGGYCNRTRPLEEDEAPSWDQSIGWDVRRAQIEEVTSARKTTPATTTRFEVLDVTKAMMLRADGHPGRHYDKRSAGGGANDCLHWCIPGPIDMWNDVLLHKIAETASPPATNLR